The DNA segment CACGAGAATGACAGTTCAGAGTTCATTTACATGGTGGAAGAAGATAGACACTTAAGAGGTAGTTGGACCGGCGAACTTATGATGCCTTTCACTTTAGACCTTAAAAGATCTTCTGTATACCGAAGAAGGAAAGATAAACTCTTTTTCTGGTGAACAGTTACTGAATAATCGAGAAAACAGTTCTcaatatcttttcaatattaataattacttatttttttcataataATCAATAATATTCATACAAGAATACCacaacagaaaagaaacggaAGAGATTCGACCATATTTCGACTCTCCGCGGAATTTTGCACATCAACACTCCGTGGATGCGTTCCTTTCGGCTTAACCCGCGGAAGAACTTTCTCACAAGTAATTCCGACTTTCATGCAGTTCTATgctatcaagaaaatccaCTATAACGAAACCAAATTTTTAAAATGGAATCACATCTGAACTGGATAAATTTAATAGCTTAACCCTCCGAAAACAAATTGCACACTATACAATTGTGTTCAGATAATAGCCAGACGAtttgctgaaaaaaaaaagacaataaTCATGACTACTGATAATACCACTGTTTTCGTTTCTGGTGCCACTGGTTTCATTGCTTTGCACGTTGTAAGCGACTTATTGAAAGCTGGTTACATAGTTATCGGCTCAGGTAgatctaaagaaaaaaacgaTGGCCTTTTGAGAAGATTCAATAACCATCCTAATCTTTCGGTGGAAATTGTTAAGGACATTGCTGCCCCAAATGCTTTCGATGAAGTTTTTAAAAAACACGGCAAGAAAATCAAGGTCGTTTTACACACAGCCTCTCCATTCCATTTCCAGACTactgattttgaaaaagatcttttgacTCCAGCTGTCAATGGTACTAAGTCAATCTTGAAAGCAATTAAGGAATACGCTGCAGATACTGTTGAAAAAGTCGTCATTACTTCTTCCGTTGCTGCCCTTGTAAATCCTGGTGACATGGGCAACCCTAGTTTACTCATTAGCGAGGAAAGTTGGAACAGAGATACTTGGGAGAGTTGCCAAGCTAATGCCGTTGCCGCATACTGCGGTTCCAAGAAGTTCGCTGAAAAAGCTGCTTGGGaatttctcaaagaaaacaaatcaAGTGTAAAGTTTTCACTGTCCACTGTTAACCCAGGATACGTCTTTGGCCCTCAGATGTTTGCCGATTCACTCAAAAACGGTATAAATACCTCTTCAGGTATTATTGCCGAGTTGGTTCATTCCAAGGCAGGTGGCCAATTCCAGAACTACAGTGGGGTATTTATTGATGTTCGTGACGTTTCAAAGGCTCACTTAGTTGCGTTTGAAAACCCTGAATGTGCCGGTCAAAGATTAGTCTTGAGCGAAGGCTTATTCTGCTCCCAAGAAGCCGTCGATGCTTTGAACGAGGAATTTCCACAATTGAGGGGTAAGATAGCTACTGGTGAACCTGGCAGCGGTCCAAgcttcttggaaaaaaactcTTGCAAGTTTGACAACTCTAAGACCAAGAAATTACTGGGCTTCAAGTTTTATAACCTCAGAGACTGCATTGTTGACACCGCATCACAAATGTTAGAAGTACAAAATCAAGTTTAAAGTTGACGCTGACTGCAAAA comes from the Saccharomyces kudriavzevii IFO 1802 strain IFO1802 genome assembly, chromosome: 7 genome and includes:
- the ARI1 gene encoding carbonyl reductase (NADPH-dependent) ARI1 (similar to Saccharomyces cerevisiae ARI1 (YGL157W)) → MTTDNTTVFVSGATGFIALHVVSDLLKAGYIVIGSGRSKEKNDGLLRRFNNHPNLSVEIVKDIAAPNAFDEVFKKHGKKIKVVLHTASPFHFQTTDFEKDLLTPAVNGTKSILKAIKEYAADTVEKVVITSSVAALVNPGDMGNPSLLISEESWNRDTWESCQANAVAAYCGSKKFAEKAAWEFLKENKSSVKFSLSTVNPGYVFGPQMFADSLKNGINTSSGIIAELVHSKAGGQFQNYSGVFIDVRDVSKAHLVAFENPECAGQRLVLSEGLFCSQEAVDALNEEFPQLRGKIATGEPGSGPSFLEKNSCKFDNSKTKKLLGFKFYNLRDCIVDTASQMLEVQNQV